A region from the Triticum urartu cultivar G1812 chromosome 1, Tu2.1, whole genome shotgun sequence genome encodes:
- the LOC125520559 gene encoding LOW QUALITY PROTEIN: uncharacterized protein LOC125520559 (The sequence of the model RefSeq protein was modified relative to this genomic sequence to represent the inferred CDS: inserted 1 base in 1 codon) — MVYFASLFKPMSSSLAIIHPNKACQTSPSSVVPIPTTSSLHRLLQLSRAEGKGLMEGLIPFIYRAVAQYRKEGQVSLADLLFDEQPSSSPTAASAYFRLPGDSGRHQRVSADSGXTRRSPAHRRRTMEHGSW, encoded by the exons ATGGTCTATTTTGCCTCCCTTTTTAAGCCCATGTCCTCCTCCCTCGCCATCATTCATCCCAACAAAGCGTGTCAAACCTCTCCCTCAAGTGTTGTCCCAATACCCACTACCTCTTCTCTCCACCGTCTTCTTCAGCTCTCTCGAGCGGAAGGAAAAGGTCTCATGGAGGGCCTCATCCCGTTCATCTACAGGGCCGTGGCGCAGTACAGGAAGGAGGGGCAGGTCTCCCTCGCCGACCTCCTCTTCGACGAGCAGCCGTCCTCGTCGCCCACGGCGGCCTCGGCCTACTTCCGCCTCCCCGGGGACTCCGGCCGGCACCAGCGCGTCTCGGCCGACTCCG GCACACGGCGGTCTCCGGCGCACCGTCGGCGCACCATGGAGCACGGATCCTGGTGA